A genome region from Trichosurus vulpecula isolate mTriVul1 chromosome 5, mTriVul1.pri, whole genome shotgun sequence includes the following:
- the LOC118849830 gene encoding tubulin alpha-1A chain, protein MRECISIHVGQAGVQIGNACWELYCLEHGIQPDGQMPSDKTIGGGDDSFNTFFSETGAGKHVPRAVFVDLEPTVIDEVRTGTYRQLFHPEQLITGKEDAANNYARGHYTIGKEIIDLVLDRIRKLADQCTGLQGFLVFHSFGGGTGSGFTSLLMERLSVDYGKKSKLEFSIYPAPQVSTAVVEPYNSILTTHTTLEHSDCAFMVDNEAIYDICRRNLDIERPTYTNLNRLIGQIVSSITASLRFDGALNVDLTEFQTNLVPYPRIHFPLATYAPVISAEKAYHEQLSVAEITNACFEPANQMVKCDPRHGKYMACCLLYRGDVVPKDVNAAIATIKTKRTIQFVDWCPTGFKVGINYQPPTVVPGGDLAKVQRAVCMLSNTTAIAEAWARLDHKFDLMYAKRAFVHWYVGEGMEEGEFSEAREDMAALEKDYEEVGVDSVEGEGEEEGEEY, encoded by the exons ATG cGTGAGTGCATCTCTATCCACGTTGGCCAAGCTGGTGTCCAGATTGGCAATGCTTGCTGGGAGCTGTACTGCTTGGAACATGGTATCCAGCCTGATGGTCAGATGCCAAGTGACAAGACCATTGGGGGAGGAGATGACTCCTTCAACACCTTCTTCAGTGAAACGGGAGCTGGCAAGCACGTCCCCAGAGCAGTATTTGTAGATCTGGAACCAACTGTCATTG aTGAAGTTCGCACTGGAACCTACCGCCAGCTCTTCCATCCTGAGCAGCTGATCACCGGCAAGGAAGATGCTGCCAACAACTATGCCCGTGGGCACTACACTATTGGCAAGGAAATCATTGACCTGGTTCTAGACAGGATTCGCAAGCTG GCTGATCAGTGCACAGGTCTTCAAGGCTTCTTGGTTTTCCACAGCTTCGGTGGTGGGACCGGCTCTGGTTTCACCTCTTTGCTGATGGAACGTCTGTCAGTTGATTATGGCAAGAAGTCCAAGCTGGAGTTCTCCATTTACCCAGCCCCTCAGGTTTCCACAGCTGTGGTGGAGCCCTACAACTCCATTCTGACCACTCACACCACCTTGGAGCACTCTGATTGTGCCTTCATGGTAGATAATGAGGCCATCTACGATATCTGTCGCAGAAACCTTGACATTGAACGCCCAACCTACACTAACCTGAATAGGCTGATAGGTCAAATTGTGTCCTCTATCACTGCCTCTCTCCGATTTGATGGTGCCCTGAATGTTGATCTGACAGAATTCCAGACCAACCTGGTGCCCTATCCCCGTATCCATTTCCCTCTGGCCACATATGCCCCAGTCATCTCTGCTGAGAAAGCCTACCATGAGCAACTTTCTGTAGCAGAGATCACCAATGCTTGTTTTGAGCCTGCCAACCAGATGGTGAAATGTGACCCTCGCCACGGTAAATACATGGCTTGCTGCCTGCTCTACCGTGGTGATGTGGTTCCCAAAGATGTCAATGCTGCCATTGCCACCATCAAGACAAAACGTACCATCCAGTTTGTAGATTGGTGCCCAACTGGCTTCAAGGTTGGCATCAATTACCAGCCTCCCACTGTGGTTCCTGGTGGTGACCTGGCCAAGGTACAGCGGGCTGTGTGCATGTTAAGCAACACCACAGCCATTGCTGAGGCCTGGGCTCGCCTGGACCACAAATTTGATCTGATGTATGCCAAGCGTGCCTTTGTCCATTGGTATGTGGGGGAGggcatggaggaaggagagtTCTCTGAGGCACGGGAGGATATGGCTGCCCTGGAGAAAGATTATGAGGAGGTTGGTGTGGATTCTGttgaaggagagggggaagaggaaggagaagagtacTAA